A genomic stretch from Hyalangium ruber includes:
- a CDS encoding caspase family protein, whose protein sequence is MALLVGANKGWAQDSKLQYADNDVSQFEGVLKELGGIPSQNIVTLKEPSVQKLRSELEAMKKKLAGAAKEKSYFLFYYSGHADAKHLHLEGEPPFSLEELHGLLRAMPATVKVGILDACNSGAILNFKGATSTTVPFDVKVEDDLSVSGTVIFTSSGAAELSLEASALSGSLFTHHFVSGLRGVADKNEDNGVSIEEAYDYAYGRTQADTTDMPAGLQKPRWRIDDLKGQGNLYLTQLNHRGGRLKFPPNKQPCFVIDKQKRKLVAEVTAGDGKPAVLAVPEGSYEIMCREDAHYRVAFVQLKKGDLRDTSTLSYRNVPLSEGGPKKGTPRRPEAAEISEALGKKLTAAAAQLRKQHPEQLELRTLLAVEALRNHASVEAHQELRQALERLPRSGVCMEHPSPVLSVAWRPDGRQLVTGSVDKLARIWDAETGAMVTSLPHGQPVTEVAWGQDGLLLSTQQGQEEAFLWEFNRGKNPLYKFREPTVRTISFEPTGRYLAFVDYKGELSLLQRSDAAILLTVPGVGPLVRFSVDGRFLVNLDPLTGHARVWDVATLKQVFAVKLKEFLAPPDVLAISEDGSFLAFASKGARLVQVWDVEGGRQLSQFSHEANVKALAFASDGTLLTASEDKTVRRWKPVNGDERMRMTHEERLESMALSPDGQQLATTWQGGHATSVRSLQTGQEVMRLNHRESVNAVAWSPDGNQLATASGDGAVCIWGAAGDAVARGQAWGRHSDMAFSRDSHTLVTMTEDEQVRAWETTTLRERAQLPPMSGASAKALGRHGKLLALAQDASVHVWDVASEKQLANLKQDGPTRVLAFSPDETLLAGASRDGTVRVWEAATGREQVRVVHAGTVWSVAISPDGKRLATGGSDLKVRLWDLPSGKELSILDHKLLACVETPEAGTFGCGRARLVGVESVPELLVFSGDGRYLATATQDAVVRVWNIELGRERLLRHHQDLIRTLAFSADGGDLAIATGVPEARVWGVETGQEKVHLMAESGITSLQYSEEGHHLIAATREKGWRLWEANSGREVARGQEETPLEGVLLSPDGRFVVTGYEDDSGRLVYSVMAWRPEDLAHQACARLRRNMTPQEWNQFLSGMESQQKTCAALP, encoded by the coding sequence ATGGCCTTGCTGGTGGGGGCCAACAAGGGCTGGGCGCAGGACAGCAAGCTCCAGTATGCCGATAACGACGTGAGTCAGTTCGAGGGCGTGCTCAAGGAACTTGGGGGCATTCCCTCCCAGAACATCGTCACCCTGAAAGAGCCCAGCGTGCAGAAGCTTCGGAGTGAGCTCGAGGCGATGAAGAAGAAATTGGCCGGCGCGGCCAAGGAGAAGTCTTACTTCCTCTTCTACTACTCAGGACATGCCGACGCGAAGCACTTGCATCTCGAGGGCGAGCCGCCGTTTTCCCTGGAGGAGTTGCACGGCCTTCTGCGTGCAATGCCCGCCACCGTGAAGGTGGGTATCCTGGATGCTTGCAACAGCGGCGCGATCCTCAACTTCAAGGGGGCCACATCCACCACTGTTCCCTTCGACGTCAAAGTCGAAGATGACCTCTCCGTGAGCGGAACCGTCATCTTCACCTCCTCCGGGGCGGCGGAGTTGTCTCTGGAAGCAAGCGCGCTTTCAGGTTCCTTGTTTACACACCACTTCGTGAGTGGCCTGCGCGGGGTCGCGGACAAGAATGAAGACAATGGGGTGAGCATCGAGGAGGCATACGATTACGCGTATGGCCGCACCCAGGCGGATACCACTGACATGCCTGCGGGCCTCCAGAAGCCTCGCTGGCGCATCGATGACCTGAAAGGCCAGGGCAATCTCTATCTCACCCAGCTCAATCACCGCGGTGGGCGCTTGAAGTTCCCTCCGAATAAACAGCCCTGCTTCGTGATCGACAAGCAGAAACGCAAGTTGGTCGCGGAGGTCACTGCAGGGGATGGTAAGCCCGCAGTGCTGGCGGTCCCTGAGGGAAGCTACGAGATCATGTGTCGCGAGGACGCCCACTATCGAGTTGCTTTCGTACAGCTGAAGAAAGGAGATCTTCGCGACACCTCTACGCTGTCCTATCGGAACGTTCCGCTCTCCGAAGGAGGGCCTAAAAAGGGAACCCCCAGGCGCCCGGAAGCAGCGGAGATCTCCGAGGCACTCGGCAAGAAGCTGACGGCCGCGGCAGCGCAGCTCCGGAAGCAGCACCCCGAGCAGTTGGAACTCCGCACCCTGCTGGCCGTGGAAGCCTTGCGGAACCATGCCTCCGTGGAGGCGCATCAGGAGCTGCGCCAGGCGCTGGAGCGACTGCCGCGCTCGGGAGTTTGCATGGAGCACCCCTCCCCCGTCCTTTCCGTGGCGTGGCGACCGGATGGGCGGCAACTGGTCACGGGGAGCGTCGACAAGCTGGCTCGGATCTGGGACGCGGAGACAGGCGCCATGGTGACTTCGCTGCCGCATGGCCAACCGGTGACGGAGGTCGCCTGGGGCCAGGATGGCCTCTTGCTGAGCACACAGCAGGGCCAGGAAGAAGCCTTTCTGTGGGAGTTCAATCGCGGGAAGAACCCCCTGTACAAGTTTCGGGAGCCCACCGTGCGCACGATTTCCTTCGAGCCGACGGGAAGGTACCTGGCTTTCGTGGACTACAAGGGCGAGCTCAGTCTCCTGCAGCGCTCCGACGCGGCCATCCTCTTGACGGTGCCGGGCGTAGGACCCCTGGTGAGGTTCAGTGTGGACGGGCGATTCCTGGTGAATCTGGATCCGCTCACTGGCCACGCGCGGGTCTGGGATGTCGCCACCCTGAAGCAAGTCTTCGCGGTGAAGCTCAAGGAGTTCCTGGCTCCGCCCGACGTGCTGGCCATCAGCGAGGATGGAAGCTTCCTGGCTTTTGCGAGCAAAGGAGCCCGGCTTGTGCAGGTTTGGGATGTGGAGGGAGGGCGGCAGCTCTCTCAGTTCAGCCATGAGGCCAACGTGAAGGCCCTGGCCTTCGCTTCGGATGGGACCCTGCTGACGGCGAGCGAGGACAAGACGGTTCGGCGCTGGAAGCCTGTCAATGGGGATGAGCGGATGCGGATGACCCACGAAGAGCGACTCGAGTCCATGGCGCTCTCTCCGGATGGGCAGCAACTCGCCACGACGTGGCAGGGGGGGCATGCCACCAGCGTGCGGAGTCTCCAGACAGGGCAGGAGGTGATGCGGCTGAACCACCGTGAGTCCGTGAACGCGGTGGCATGGAGCCCGGATGGAAACCAGCTTGCCACGGCGAGCGGTGACGGGGCGGTGTGCATCTGGGGTGCGGCGGGTGATGCCGTGGCACGTGGGCAGGCGTGGGGCCGGCATTCGGACATGGCCTTCAGCCGAGACAGTCACACGCTGGTCACCATGACCGAGGATGAACAGGTCCGGGCCTGGGAGACGACCACCCTGCGTGAGCGGGCCCAGCTGCCGCCCATGTCGGGAGCCAGTGCCAAGGCCCTCGGTCGGCACGGCAAGTTGCTGGCGCTCGCGCAGGACGCGTCAGTGCATGTGTGGGATGTGGCATCCGAGAAGCAGCTCGCGAACTTGAAGCAGGACGGCCCCACCCGTGTCCTCGCTTTCAGCCCGGATGAGACGCTGCTGGCGGGCGCGAGCCGAGACGGCACGGTGCGTGTGTGGGAGGCGGCCACGGGGCGTGAGCAGGTGCGGGTGGTGCATGCCGGCACGGTGTGGTCCGTGGCCATCAGTCCGGATGGCAAGCGTCTGGCCACGGGAGGAAGTGACCTGAAGGTGCGCCTCTGGGACCTGCCGTCGGGCAAGGAGCTCTCCATCCTGGATCACAAGCTCCTGGCCTGCGTGGAGACACCCGAGGCAGGCACTTTCGGATGCGGAAGAGCACGCCTGGTCGGGGTGGAGTCGGTCCCAGAGCTCCTGGTCTTCAGCGGGGATGGGCGCTACCTGGCCACCGCCACCCAGGATGCCGTGGTCCGCGTCTGGAACATAGAATTGGGACGTGAACGCCTGCTGCGGCACCATCAGGACCTCATCAGGACCCTGGCGTTCAGCGCGGATGGAGGGGACCTGGCCATCGCCACGGGGGTGCCGGAAGCCAGGGTCTGGGGCGTGGAGACAGGCCAGGAGAAGGTCCACCTGATGGCGGAGAGTGGGATTACCTCGCTCCAGTACAGCGAGGAGGGGCATCACCTGATCGCGGCGACTCGGGAGAAGGGGTGGCGCCTCTGGGAGGCGAACTCGGGTCGGGAAGTGGCACGCGGACAAGAAGAGACACCGCTCGAGGGTGTCCTCCTCAGCCCGGATGGCCGGTTCGTGGTGACAGGGTACGAGGACGACTCCGGCAGGCTGGTCTACTCCGT
- a CDS encoding alpha/beta hydrolase codes for MPEVEEALRCGTFHVPENRQTGQGRTLPLRVIVIPARAERPGEPVFFLSGGPGQAATESAQWMVKSWERENHDVVLVDMRGTGEGHRLDCRLGGSDDDPQAYLDPIFFEGTLFRSCREELEKQADLTQYTTPIAMQDLDALRQALGYDKIHLEGGSYGTRAGLTYLHMYGQHVRSALLTGLVPVSNRSPLFHAAAAQRAFEQLLKECAAEAPCHAAYPNPREDLAAILQSLREKPARVRVPHPVTQAPTELLLSEPGFTDGLRVMLYSAEAGRRVPLLLQRARAGEFTPFAEAALQSSRGVKTSLRLGLLLSVTCSEDVTRIRPEEIDRETAGSFIGSHRVRGQMAACAEWPKAQVPEDYFRPFSSEVPVLLISGNLDPVTPPHWAEEARRSLPNSIHVVTPGAHTASNDCIESLGRKLFRTSTIRGLDTRCVEAIRNPAFTLPTDSAAKSAP; via the coding sequence GTGCCCGAAGTCGAGGAGGCACTGCGCTGCGGGACCTTCCATGTCCCCGAGAATCGGCAGACGGGCCAGGGCCGGACGCTGCCGCTGCGCGTCATCGTCATTCCAGCCCGCGCTGAACGCCCAGGGGAGCCTGTCTTCTTCCTCTCGGGAGGCCCTGGCCAGGCCGCGACCGAGAGCGCTCAGTGGATGGTCAAGTCCTGGGAGCGGGAGAACCATGACGTCGTCCTGGTCGATATGCGCGGCACCGGCGAAGGCCACCGCCTGGACTGCCGGCTTGGCGGCTCCGATGACGATCCGCAGGCTTACCTCGATCCGATCTTCTTCGAGGGCACCCTCTTCCGCTCCTGCCGGGAGGAGCTCGAGAAGCAGGCCGACCTCACCCAGTACACGACGCCGATCGCGATGCAGGACCTCGACGCGCTTCGCCAGGCGCTGGGTTACGACAAGATCCATCTCGAGGGCGGCTCCTATGGAACCCGCGCCGGGCTCACCTACCTACATATGTACGGGCAGCATGTGCGCAGCGCGCTGCTGACCGGCCTCGTTCCTGTCTCCAACCGCAGCCCGCTCTTCCACGCAGCCGCCGCCCAGCGGGCATTCGAGCAGTTGCTAAAGGAGTGCGCGGCGGAAGCGCCTTGCCATGCGGCCTATCCGAACCCTCGGGAAGACCTGGCGGCCATCCTCCAGAGCCTCCGTGAGAAGCCGGCGCGCGTCCGCGTTCCCCACCCCGTCACCCAGGCTCCAACCGAGCTGCTGCTGTCCGAGCCGGGGTTCACGGACGGGCTTCGCGTCATGCTCTATTCGGCCGAGGCGGGGCGGCGCGTTCCGCTGCTCCTGCAGCGTGCCCGAGCCGGTGAGTTCACCCCGTTCGCCGAAGCCGCTCTTCAGAGCAGCCGTGGCGTCAAGACGTCCCTGCGACTCGGATTGTTACTGTCCGTCACCTGCAGTGAAGACGTCACCCGCATCCGTCCCGAGGAGATCGATCGCGAGACCGCCGGGAGCTTCATCGGCTCCCACCGCGTTCGCGGGCAGATGGCGGCCTGCGCCGAGTGGCCCAAGGCCCAGGTGCCCGAGGACTATTTCCGCCCGTTCTCCTCCGAGGTCCCGGTGCTGCTGATCTCCGGCAATCTCGACCCCGTGACGCCGCCGCACTGGGCCGAGGAAGCCAGGCGCTCCCTCCCCAACAGCATCCATGTGGTGACGCCCGGCGCGCACACGGCGAGCAACGACTGCATCGAATCGCTCGGGCGTAAGCTGTTCCGGACGAGCACGATTCGAGGGCTGGATACCCGTTGCGTGGAGGCGATCCGCAACCCGGCTTTCACCCTGCCCACGGATTCCGCGGCCAAGAGTGCCCCCTGA
- a CDS encoding pirin family protein has translation MITVRPSQERGHANHGWLDTYHSFSFADYYDLEHMGFRSLRVINEDYVAPRRGFGTHPHRDMEIITYLLGGQVEHKDSMGTSSVIRPGEVQRMSAGTGVLHSEMNRFDEQLHMLQIWIIPDRQGLKPGYEQKAFDVKEREGRFRVVASPDGRDGSVTVHQDVLLHSTLLGKGEKAEYTLKPGRHAWVQLARGSGTLNGIALKAGDGAAVSDEGALVLTADEPIEALLFDLA, from the coding sequence ATGATCACCGTTCGACCGTCGCAGGAGAGAGGCCACGCCAACCACGGCTGGCTCGACACGTACCACTCGTTCTCGTTCGCGGACTACTACGACCTGGAGCACATGGGTTTCCGCAGCCTGCGCGTCATCAACGAGGACTACGTGGCGCCGCGCCGCGGGTTCGGCACGCACCCGCACCGGGACATGGAGATCATCACCTACCTGCTGGGCGGGCAGGTGGAGCACAAGGACAGCATGGGCACCAGCTCGGTCATCCGCCCGGGAGAGGTGCAGCGCATGAGCGCGGGCACGGGCGTGCTGCACAGCGAGATGAACCGCTTCGACGAGCAGCTGCACATGCTGCAGATCTGGATCATCCCGGACCGCCAGGGCCTGAAGCCGGGCTACGAGCAGAAGGCCTTTGACGTGAAGGAGCGCGAGGGGCGCTTCCGGGTGGTGGCCTCGCCGGACGGGCGGGACGGCTCGGTGACGGTGCATCAGGACGTGCTGCTGCACAGCACGCTGCTGGGCAAGGGCGAGAAGGCCGAGTACACGCTGAAGCCGGGCCGGCACGCGTGGGTGCAGCTGGCGCGCGGCTCGGGCACGCTCAACGGCATCGCGCTCAAGGCGGGTGACGGGGCGGCGGTGTCCGACGAGGGTGCGCTGGTGCTCACTGCGGACGAGCCCATCGAAGCGCTGCTGTTCGATCTGGCATGA
- a CDS encoding YceI family protein, translating into MAPQTWQIDTTHSSINFTVRHMVVAKVHGRFGQFSGELKLNGEDLTTGSVEVEMDAASIHTGVEARDNHLRSADFFDVANFPKLSFRSRRVEKAGQERYRVVGDLTIHGVTREVTLDTEFLGKVKDPFGAERVAFSASTSIERKDFGLTWNKAVETGGVLVGERVDISLDVQAVLAASQQQAA; encoded by the coding sequence ATGGCCCCTCAGACCTGGCAGATCGACACGACCCACTCTTCCATCAACTTCACGGTGCGCCACATGGTGGTGGCCAAGGTTCACGGCCGCTTCGGGCAGTTCTCGGGAGAGCTGAAGCTCAACGGCGAGGACCTCACCACGGGCAGCGTGGAGGTGGAGATGGACGCGGCGAGCATCCACACGGGCGTGGAGGCGCGTGACAACCACCTGCGCTCGGCGGACTTCTTCGACGTGGCGAACTTCCCGAAGCTGAGCTTCCGCAGCCGGCGGGTGGAGAAGGCGGGGCAGGAGCGCTACCGCGTGGTGGGGGACCTGACGATCCACGGCGTGACGCGCGAGGTGACGCTGGACACGGAGTTCCTGGGCAAGGTGAAGGATCCGTTCGGCGCCGAGCGGGTGGCGTTCAGCGCGAGCACGAGCATCGAGCGCAAGGACTTCGGGCTCACGTGGAACAAGGCGGTGGAGACGGGTGGCGTGCTGGTGGGTGAGCGCGTGGACATCTCGCTGGACGTGCAGGCGGTGTTGGCGGCCTCGCAGCAGCAGGCGGCATGA
- a CDS encoding group I truncated hemoglobin, which translates to MSTPSTASLYERLGGVYAIAAVVDAFIDRIMVNPKLNANPLVDEAHHRVPKAGFKYLVTEMVCMATGGPQRYTGKSMADSHRHLKITPAEWDVFAQDFKAVLDQFKVPEREQQELFELVGTTRGDIVMEEAPSARKAG; encoded by the coding sequence ATGAGCACCCCTTCGACTGCCTCGCTCTATGAGCGCCTGGGCGGCGTCTATGCCATCGCCGCCGTCGTGGACGCGTTCATCGACCGCATCATGGTCAACCCGAAGCTGAACGCGAACCCGCTCGTGGACGAGGCCCACCACCGCGTGCCCAAGGCCGGCTTCAAGTACCTGGTCACCGAGATGGTGTGCATGGCCACCGGCGGCCCCCAGCGCTACACGGGCAAGTCCATGGCCGACTCGCACCGTCACCTGAAGATCACCCCCGCCGAGTGGGACGTGTTCGCCCAGGACTTCAAGGCCGTGCTGGACCAGTTCAAGGTCCCCGAGCGCGAGCAGCAGGAGTTGTTCGAGCTCGTCGGCACCACGCGCGGAGACATCGTCATGGAAGAGGCTCCGTCGGCGCGCAAGGCGGGCTGA
- a CDS encoding peptide chain release factor-like protein, translated as MSTNPTRRQAALEALALDDEALLKACEVEYFIASGPGGQHRNKTESGVRLNHPPTELSVSATERRSQIQNKGVALERLREGLKALTFVPKVRRATKPSKGSQRRRLDTKKREGAKKALRGKKDLW; from the coding sequence ATGAGCACCAACCCCACTCGCCGACAGGCCGCGCTGGAGGCCCTCGCCCTCGACGACGAGGCCCTGCTGAAGGCGTGCGAGGTGGAGTACTTCATCGCCTCGGGCCCCGGCGGCCAGCACCGCAACAAGACCGAGAGCGGCGTGCGCCTCAACCACCCGCCCACCGAGCTGTCCGTCTCCGCCACCGAGCGCCGCAGCCAGATCCAGAACAAGGGCGTGGCGCTCGAGCGGCTGCGCGAGGGGCTCAAGGCCCTCACCTTCGTGCCCAAGGTGCGCCGGGCCACCAAGCCCTCCAAGGGCTCGCAGCGGCGCCGCCTGGACACCAAGAAGCGCGAGGGCGCCAAGAAGGCCCTCCGGGGCAAGAAGGACCTCTGGTGA
- a CDS encoding GTP pyrophosphokinase gives MSTAPTPTLEDAIALAVEAHRGQRDKVGQTYILHPLRVMMRLETEAERMAAILHDVVEDTPYTLERLRALGYPEEVLSALECLTKREGETYEAFIERIRPHSLARRVKLADLEDNMDVRRLLVVGPKEAERLARYRAAWARLKAP, from the coding sequence GTGAGCACCGCCCCCACGCCCACCCTCGAGGACGCCATCGCCCTCGCCGTGGAGGCCCACCGGGGCCAGCGGGACAAGGTGGGGCAGACCTACATCCTCCACCCCCTGCGGGTGATGATGCGCCTGGAGACGGAGGCCGAGCGGATGGCGGCCATCCTCCATGACGTGGTGGAGGACACGCCATACACGCTGGAGCGCCTGCGTGCCCTGGGCTACCCCGAGGAGGTGCTGAGCGCTCTGGAGTGCCTCACCAAGCGGGAGGGGGAGACCTACGAGGCCTTCATCGAGCGAATACGCCCCCATTCGCTGGCCCGGCGGGTGAAGCTGGCGGACCTGGAAGACAACATGGACGTGCGGCGGCTGCTGGTGGTGGGGCCCAAGGAGGCCGAGCGCCTGGCCCGCTACCGAGCCGCCTGGGCCCGCCTGAAGGCGCCCTGA